GAAATAATATCATCAACTGCTATGCAGATTAGACCACCTGCAAATTGTCTCATTTGTGCAATATGTTCTGGAGTAACATGTTTTGCAGAAATTACCATATCTACTTCATTTTCTCTATCTGATGAGTCATGAAGTAAAATAAAGTGACCTCTTTTTAGATAGTCCAATGCTTTATCTAACATGATGGAATTTGAGTTGTTTTGGTATTAAGAAGTGATTTGTCTGAATTAAACAAACATGTAATTCATTAAATTCCAGGTACAGGTGCAGTAAATATGATACTATCCAAGAATTCAGCCATGAATATGTTTATGGCATACATTGAGATTCCTCCAACTGCAAGCAGTAATCCAATATGGTAAAATACTGTCTTGTATAATCCTCCCTGAATAATTTTTATTGAAAAACCACTAATAATCGAAGTCATTATTACTAAAATAGGCATAAGAGCACTCATGAGAACAGGATCTATCGGAGTCAGTTCAAATGCTGCATTAGAAAGATCACCACCAGATAGATCATTGAACAATTCAGTGAGTTTATTCATCAATCCAAAAATAGAAAGAGAAAGAACATGTAAAATCACCACCACTAATTGAAATGTGGATGCATTTTGAGTTCTTTTTCCCCTCAACTCATTGATTTTTTTTGTGACGTCTGAGATGACGTTTCCCACAATATTCATATCTGCTCCTTTGTCAATAGATGTGGAAAAAATGGCGTTTCCATTTGCAATAAGATGGTTCCCAGTTTCTATCGAGAACAGTTCAAAACCTAGTATCTGATCTATTCTGTTTTTGGTTCTGTTTTTTAATGAATCAATAAAAATTTGAAGAGGTCCAAAATTACTTCTCATCACTGCATGTAATGCTTGACCCATAGAACCCACAGTAGAATACAATTGACCAAAATGAAGAATGAATGTAGGATACCATTCTGTAAGACTAGCAATTTTTGATTCTGTTTTTTTTGCAACAAATCCAGGATAAAGCAGAGGGATACCTCCCAACCCAACTGCAAGTACAGGTGGTACGATATTTGAAATCAACAGTACAGAAGAAATTCCCAGTGCTGCCCCTATACCAAGATAAATTTTCATTCTAAATTTTTTTTCTATATCATTATCAGTATATGCTAATTTGTCTCTAGGGAACATAAAAAACATCATTGTAACAAAAACTGCCATTCCAGAACCAGTACCCATCATAGAAATTATTAGAATCTGTCCTGAATCTCCAAATCCCATCAACATACTCATAATAGAGTTTGCAGCAATCATGAATGATGCAGTCGACATCAATGTGTAAAACATTTCTGAAAATAGCTTTTGGGTTTCAAGATTTGCTTCGTATTTTATGGAATAAGTCAGCAGAGAATTTTTTAATTCATCTCTAAAAAACATCTTCATATCATCTCCCAATCTTATTACTTGGGATAGTTTCACTAGGAGTAATTTTAGCGGATCATCTTTTTTATCAGAAACTTTACGCCCAATCATCTCACATGCAGATGCAAGACCGTATGACCATCCAACACCTAGTCTGTATGTGTTTCTAAATGCAGTAGAATATTTTCCATATTTGGAATCTTTTCCTGTTTTGAAAAGATCAATTGCTCCAATTTCACCAGTGGATATGCTGTATAGAAATGCTATAAAGTAAACAAAATTCTCATCAATTTTACTTCCAGAAGCAAGGAGTGCCTTTGAATTTGCAATAGTCTTTGCAATCATTGTATATCAAGTTCCCTTAGATATTCTTCTAGACCAATTTCTCTACAATGAGATATTGCATTAAAAACATCATAGTAGTTGAAGATTTTTTTCTCCAACATTTTTTCTAATATCTTTGCACGTAATTCTAATTCTTCATATAAAAGCCCCTCATCTTTTCTTTTCATCCCTCTTTTTTCTAAAACCTTTGAAATGAAAAGAGCACTACTTCCTCGTCCTTTGAATCTGACAGTATCAGTTCCTGCATCCCAATCAAAAACGGGAATAAACATTACATTACCATCATTTGAAAGTCCTAAAATTTCATTTATTGATAATACACGACGAACTCTTTTTCCATCAGGGTTGAGAACTGCTGCCTGGAATAATGCCAAGTTAAGATTTGGCATGTATGTCTTTGGAATATTAATTGGGGCATTTGATAATCTTTGTATGAGTGGAACCATCGCCGCTGCGTGAAATGTTGCAATTACGGGGTGACCAGTCTGCATGGCAGAAAAGGCGACATTTCCTTCTGCACCTCTGATTTCTCCTACAAGTATGTAATTAGGTCGTTGTCTTAAGGCTGCTTTTAGAAGATCATCCATTGTTACACTTGAAGCAGAGTTTCCAGTATCTCGGGTAGCTTCTGTAATCCAGTTGTTGTGAGGCAATGTCAACTCGGGAGTGTCTTCAATAGTAACTACCTTCCAATTTGATGGAATAAATGCAGTCAACCCCATCAGAGTAGTTGTTTTTCCAGATGCTGTTTCTCCATTTACAAAAAGACTCATTCCAGCTTCTAGCATCATCCACAAATATGCTACTTCGGTAAAATTCATGACACCGGATGTAAGAACCTGTATGATAGATAACGGGGTACTTGCAAATTTTCGTATTGTTGCATTTGTTCCCTTTCTGCTGATATCTTTACCAAATACAATATTGATTCTAGAGCCATCAGGAAGAGTTGCGTCAACTACAGGTTTTGCATGAGATATTGTTTTTCCAAATTGTTCAGACAAACTAACAATCAGTTCATCTATTGCATCAACGCTAAGAAAAACAGGTACCTTTAATGTTCCAAATGCTTTATGAATAATATACATATTTCCTGCACCAATGATTGAAATATCTTCAAGATTTGGATCATTCAGGAAAGGATCTAAAAGACCAGTTCCTGCCCTTTTTT
This genomic window from Nitrosopumilus ureiphilus contains:
- a CDS encoding flagellar assembly protein FlaJ, translated to MIAKTIANSKALLASGSKIDENFVYFIAFLYSISTGEIGAIDLFKTGKDSKYGKYSTAFRNTYRLGVGWSYGLASACEMIGRKVSDKKDDPLKLLLVKLSQVIRLGDDMKMFFRDELKNSLLTYSIKYEANLETQKLFSEMFYTLMSTASFMIAANSIMSMLMGFGDSGQILIISMMGTGSGMAVFVTMMFFMFPRDKLAYTDNDIEKKFRMKIYLGIGAALGISSVLLISNIVPPVLAVGLGGIPLLYPGFVAKKTESKIASLTEWYPTFILHFGQLYSTVGSMGQALHAVMRSNFGPLQIFIDSLKNRTKNRIDQILGFELFSIETGNHLIANGNAIFSTSIDKGADMNIVGNVISDVTKKINELRGKRTQNASTFQLVVVILHVLSLSIFGLMNKLTELFNDLSGGDLSNAAFELTPIDPVLMSALMPILVIMTSIISGFSIKIIQGGLYKTVFYHIGLLLAVGGISMYAINIFMAEFLDSIIFTAPVPGI
- a CDS encoding type II/IV secretion system ATPase subunit, with product MVFDISSINDKNFVQKLNEKPYLKNYLETYQIRGNPLPLFTDELKSEHKKLKDPNLIYSITSDTFIHINPHTTSDDGYNEYVIIEPDEPDRELMEFADRVFAAKAGGLDPPVEITERFNMVDTYLNETLISSSTPVNYSKLEDPFKIKKLPVHSRDLSNLKYHFLQKRAGTGLLDPFLNDPNLEDISIIGAGNMYIIHKAFGTLKVPVFLSVDAIDELIVSLSEQFGKTISHAKPVVDATLPDGSRINIVFGKDISRKGTNATIRKFASTPLSIIQVLTSGVMNFTEVAYLWMMLEAGMSLFVNGETASGKTTTLMGLTAFIPSNWKVVTIEDTPELTLPHNNWITEATRDTGNSASSVTMDDLLKAALRQRPNYILVGEIRGAEGNVAFSAMQTGHPVIATFHAAAMVPLIQRLSNAPINIPKTYMPNLNLALFQAAVLNPDGKRVRRVLSINEILGLSNDGNVMFIPVFDWDAGTDTVRFKGRGSSALFISKVLEKRGMKRKDEGLLYEELELRAKILEKMLEKKIFNYYDVFNAISHCREIGLEEYLRELDIQ